One region of Faecalibacter bovis genomic DNA includes:
- a CDS encoding AAA family ATPase encodes MDIQQLNEQIEAKSESITRLTSEINKSIIGQEKMVESLLIGLLGNGHVLLEGVPGLAKTLAIKTLSEAVDGSFSRIQFTPDLLPADVVGTMIYNVKENDFRIKKGPIFANFVLADEINRSPAKVQSALLEAMQEKQVTIGDETYRLDTPFLVLATQNPVEQEGTYPLPEAQVDRFMLKTVITYPELEAERMILRHSINQSFPKINKVISIQELLEAREMVKQVYMDEKIEKYILNIINATRFPEKVGLEKLVPMISFGSSPRGSINLAQASKVYAFLRRRAYVIPDDVRAMAKDVLRHRIGVSYEAEAENVTTEEIIDNILNVVPVP; translated from the coding sequence TTGGATATACAACAACTTAACGAACAGATTGAAGCTAAGAGCGAATCTATCACTCGCTTAACTTCTGAAATCAATAAATCGATTATTGGACAAGAGAAAATGGTCGAAAGTTTATTGATAGGATTATTAGGTAATGGACACGTATTATTAGAAGGTGTTCCTGGATTAGCCAAGACATTAGCAATCAAAACACTTTCTGAAGCTGTAGATGGTTCATTTTCTCGTATTCAATTTACACCCGATTTATTACCTGCAGATGTAGTTGGTACCATGATCTATAATGTAAAAGAAAACGATTTTAGAATAAAGAAAGGTCCAATCTTCGCGAACTTCGTTTTGGCCGATGAGATAAATCGTTCGCCAGCGAAAGTACAATCTGCTTTATTAGAAGCGATGCAAGAAAAACAAGTAACAATTGGTGATGAAACTTACCGATTGGATACACCTTTCTTAGTATTAGCAACTCAAAATCCGGTAGAACAAGAAGGTACTTATCCACTTCCTGAAGCTCAAGTCGATCGTTTTATGTTGAAAACTGTGATCACGTATCCAGAGTTAGAAGCGGAACGAATGATTTTACGTCATTCCATTAATCAATCATTTCCAAAAATTAACAAAGTAATTTCTATCCAAGAATTATTGGAAGCAAGAGAAATGGTGAAACAAGTTTATATGGATGAAAAAATCGAAAAATATATTCTTAATATTATCAATGCAACTCGTTTCCCTGAAAAAGTAGGTTTAGAAAAATTAGTTCCAATGATTTCATTTGGTTCATCACCACGTGGATCTATCAACTTAGCTCAAGCTTCTAAAGTTTACGCATTCTTACGTAGAAGAGCTTATGTAATTCCAGACGATGTTCGTGCCATGGCAAAAGATGTTTTACGTCATCGTATCGGAGTTAGTTATGAAGCAGAAGCAGAAAATGTAACGACAGAAGAAATTATTGATAATATTCTGAATGTTGTTCCAGTTCCTTAA
- a CDS encoding phosphoglycerate kinase, translating to MKTINDFNFENKKALIRVDFNVPQDENLKVTDDTRIKAAEPTIAKILKDGGAVVLMSHLGRPKGEFNDKYALKHIAYKVSEIIGTEVIVANDVIGDDAKQKVENLKPGQVLLLENVRFHAEEEKGDENFAKALADFGDIYVNDAFGTAHRAHASTAIVAEFFPENKCFGLLMEQELTAINKVLADGEKPVTAILGGAKVSSKITIINNILPVIDNLIIGGGMTYTFVKANGGQIGNSLVEDDKLDLAKEILAACETHNVKVYLPIDNVIADDFNNDANRQITPVGEIPDGWMGMDVADETIKQNAEVIKNSKTILWNGPLGVFEMSNFAAGTVALGDAIAEATANGAFSLVGGGDSVAFVKQFGYDTKVSYVSTGGGAMLESLEGKELPGVAAILK from the coding sequence ATGAAAACAATTAACGACTTCAACTTTGAAAACAAAAAAGCCCTAATTCGTGTTGATTTTAATGTTCCGCAAGACGAAAACTTAAAAGTTACCGATGACACAAGAATTAAAGCCGCTGAACCAACGATCGCTAAAATTTTAAAGGATGGTGGCGCAGTTGTGTTAATGAGTCATCTAGGACGTCCTAAAGGGGAATTTAACGACAAATACGCTTTAAAACATATCGCATATAAAGTTTCTGAAATTATTGGAACAGAAGTTATCGTTGCTAATGATGTAATTGGTGATGATGCTAAACAAAAAGTAGAGAATCTAAAACCAGGCCAAGTTTTATTGTTAGAAAATGTTCGTTTCCACGCTGAAGAAGAAAAAGGAGATGAAAACTTTGCTAAAGCTTTAGCTGATTTTGGAGATATTTATGTAAATGATGCGTTCGGAACAGCTCACCGTGCACACGCTTCTACTGCAATTGTTGCAGAATTCTTCCCAGAAAATAAATGTTTCGGTTTATTAATGGAACAAGAATTAACAGCTATTAACAAAGTGTTAGCTGATGGAGAAAAACCTGTAACAGCGATACTTGGAGGTGCAAAAGTGTCGTCAAAAATTACAATTATTAACAACATTTTACCAGTTATTGATAATTTAATTATTGGTGGAGGGATGACTTATACTTTCGTAAAAGCAAATGGTGGACAAATCGGAAATTCATTAGTGGAAGATGATAAATTAGATTTAGCCAAAGAAATTTTAGCAGCTTGCGAAACCCACAATGTTAAAGTTTATTTACCTATTGATAATGTAATTGCAGATGATTTTAACAACGATGCAAATCGTCAAATTACTCCTGTTGGTGAAATTCCTGACGGATGGATGGGAATGGATGTAGCTGATGAAACAATCAAACAAAATGCTGAAGTAATCAAAAATTCAAAAACAATTCTTTGGAATGGTCCATTAGGTGTTTTTGAAATGTCAAACTTTGCTGCCGGAACTGTTGCATTAGGTGATGCAATTGCTGAAGCTACTGCAAACGGAGCGTTTTCGTTAGTTGGTGGTGGAGATTCTGTTGCTTTTGTTAAACAATTTGGTTACGATACTAAAGTAAGTTATGTTTCTACAGGTGGTGGAGCAATGTTAGAGTCTTTAGAAGGTAAAGAATTACCAGGTGTTGCAGCTATCTTAAAATAG
- the rpiB gene encoding ribose 5-phosphate isomerase B, with protein MKIVIGSDHAGYEYKAKLVAFLTGKGFDIEDVGPFSTESVDYPDFAHAVATKVEEGNAEFGILLCGSAQGVTMTANKHQKVRAALCWMTDIAALARQHNNANVLTLPARFIAYEYAEQIVDTFLSTDFEGGRHEARVNKIACSC; from the coding sequence ATGAAAATTGTAATTGGATCAGACCACGCTGGGTATGAATATAAGGCTAAATTAGTAGCCTTTTTAACAGGTAAAGGATTTGATATTGAGGATGTTGGTCCCTTTTCAACAGAGAGTGTTGATTACCCTGATTTTGCGCATGCAGTGGCTACGAAAGTTGAGGAAGGAAATGCTGAATTTGGTATTTTACTTTGTGGAAGTGCACAAGGTGTAACAATGACTGCAAATAAGCATCAAAAAGTGCGTGCTGCTTTATGTTGGATGACAGATATTGCTGCTTTAGCACGTCAGCATAATAATGCTAATGTATTAACATTACCAGCTCGTTTTATTGCTTATGAATATGCAGAGCAAATTGTAGATACTTTTTTATCTACTGATTTTGAAGGTGGTCGCCACGAAGCGCGTGTGAACAAGATTGCTTGTTCTTGCTAA
- the asnA gene encoding aspartate--ammonia ligase, whose amino-acid sequence MSRALLLREQAISFVKQEFEKGLQQNLNLIPVSGPLVVLDGTGINDDLNSIERPVKFPIKSLDDQKAVVVHSLAKWKRIRLKELELEVGEGIITDMKALRPDEDYSPIHSIYVDQWDWEKVIKPEDRKLEYLKSTVKSIYKSIKETEQIVEAKYPTIKAVLPQEITFISSEELLQKYPTFSPKERENAITKEFGAVFIYGIGGELSNGEFHDARAADYDDWSTENEAGYKGLNGDILVWNPVLEQAFELSSMGIRVDKSALLKQLELRGLSDRKSLFFHTMLLEDQLTESIGGGIGQSRLVMFMLKLRHIGEVQASIWDCKTRESLKKEGIELL is encoded by the coding sequence ATGAGCAGAGCACTATTACTACGCGAACAAGCTATATCATTTGTGAAACAAGAATTTGAAAAAGGTTTGCAACAAAACCTTAACCTTATTCCGGTTTCAGGTCCTTTAGTTGTATTAGACGGAACTGGAATAAATGATGATTTAAATAGTATAGAGCGTCCTGTAAAATTTCCGATAAAATCTTTAGATGATCAGAAAGCAGTTGTGGTTCATTCTTTAGCAAAATGGAAACGTATTCGTTTAAAAGAATTAGAATTAGAGGTAGGTGAAGGTATTATTACCGATATGAAAGCCTTACGTCCTGATGAAGATTATTCTCCAATTCATTCTATTTATGTAGATCAATGGGATTGGGAAAAAGTGATAAAACCTGAAGATCGTAAATTAGAATATTTAAAATCGACGGTTAAATCAATTTATAAATCAATAAAGGAAACTGAACAAATAGTAGAGGCTAAATATCCTACAATTAAAGCTGTTTTACCACAAGAAATTACATTTATTTCTTCTGAAGAATTATTACAAAAATATCCAACATTTTCACCTAAAGAAAGAGAAAATGCCATTACAAAAGAATTTGGAGCGGTATTTATTTACGGAATTGGAGGAGAGTTATCAAACGGTGAATTTCATGATGCTCGTGCAGCTGATTATGATGATTGGAGTACTGAAAATGAAGCTGGTTATAAAGGATTAAACGGTGATATTTTAGTTTGGAACCCTGTATTAGAGCAGGCATTTGAGTTATCATCAATGGGAATTCGTGTTGATAAATCTGCTTTATTAAAACAACTTGAACTAAGAGGATTATCAGATCGAAAAAGTTTATTTTTTCATACAATGTTGTTAGAAGATCAACTAACGGAATCGATTGGTGGAGGAATCGGACAATCAAGATTGGTTATGTTTATGTTGAAATTAAGACACATAGGAGAAGTACAAGCTAGTATTTGGGATTGTAAAACAAGAGAATCACTAAAAAAGGAAGGAATCGAATTATTATAG
- the rnr gene encoding ribonuclease R gives MPRKNFKNNKASKKEKNITKYTKAIIEVLFKNPKKALNYKQISAAIGLDNRIEIELLIKNINVLLADKKIEEVERGKYKVDATKDYYVGKVDLTSSGSAYIVVEDLEQDIFVQKGRTKNALQGDEVRVYMYPRKRQSSKLEGEIVEIIQRNKTDFTGIFELGKNGNFGFVVMQNGNHDFFIPKERFNGAEPGQKVVVRLSNWPEGSNSPFGEIIRVLGDPNDTDVEIHAILLEYDLPAEFPAEVEEEANNIDTRITEEEVARRRDMRNITTFTIDPKDAKDFDDALSIRKLENGNWEIGVHIADVSHYVRPGSLLEKEAYARATSVYLVDRVVPMLPEILSNVACSLRPNEDKYTFSGVFEMDDQANIVNTWFGRTVTHSDRRFTYEEAQEIIEGADGDFKAEILKLDELAKIMRAKRMKVGAINFDKVEVKFQLNADHNPEGIYFKIAKDANKLIEEFMLLCNKKVSEFVSLDKKGKENGNTYVYRIHDDPNPDKLLDLKKFIRQFDYELEVGDRKTTIQSINKLLAEVKGKPEENMIETLVLRCMAKAKYSTENIGHYGLAFDYYSHFTSPIRRYPDVMAHRLLQDYLDGKKSPAVDVYEEKCKHSSAREKVASDAERDSIKYMQVKYMEQFVGQTFDAFITGVQEYGLFVEIPETRCEGLVRSRNMEGDHFYFDDKNHALVGRRTGIKYQLGASIRIKVINADLIKKQLDFELVD, from the coding sequence ATGCCAAGAAAGAATTTTAAAAATAATAAAGCTTCTAAAAAAGAGAAGAACATTACCAAATATACTAAAGCTATTATTGAAGTATTATTTAAAAATCCAAAGAAAGCTTTAAACTATAAACAAATTTCAGCCGCAATTGGTTTAGATAACCGAATTGAGATTGAATTATTAATTAAAAATATCAACGTTTTATTAGCCGATAAAAAAATTGAGGAAGTAGAACGTGGTAAATACAAAGTTGATGCAACCAAAGATTACTACGTTGGTAAAGTTGATTTAACTTCATCAGGAAGCGCTTACATTGTTGTAGAAGATTTAGAACAAGATATTTTTGTACAAAAAGGAAGAACTAAAAACGCTTTACAAGGTGATGAAGTTCGTGTTTACATGTACCCAAGAAAACGTCAAAGTTCTAAATTAGAAGGTGAAATTGTAGAGATTATTCAACGCAATAAAACTGACTTTACAGGAATTTTTGAATTAGGAAAAAATGGAAATTTTGGTTTTGTGGTTATGCAAAACGGGAACCATGATTTCTTTATTCCAAAAGAACGTTTTAACGGTGCTGAACCAGGTCAGAAAGTAGTTGTTCGACTTTCTAATTGGCCAGAAGGTTCAAATTCTCCATTCGGTGAAATTATTCGCGTTTTAGGAGATCCAAACGATACGGATGTTGAAATTCATGCGATTTTATTAGAATATGATTTACCTGCCGAATTCCCTGCTGAAGTAGAAGAAGAGGCGAATAACATTGATACACGTATCACGGAAGAAGAAGTTGCGCGTCGTCGCGATATGCGTAATATTACTACGTTTACAATAGATCCAAAAGATGCTAAAGATTTTGATGATGCTTTATCAATTCGTAAGTTAGAAAACGGGAATTGGGAAATTGGTGTTCATATTGCTGATGTTTCACATTATGTACGTCCAGGTTCATTGCTAGAGAAAGAAGCTTACGCTCGTGCCACATCGGTTTATTTAGTAGATCGTGTCGTACCAATGTTACCAGAAATATTATCTAATGTGGCGTGTTCATTACGTCCGAACGAGGATAAATACACATTTTCTGGAGTATTTGAAATGGACGATCAAGCGAATATTGTAAATACTTGGTTTGGTCGTACCGTTACGCATTCAGATCGTCGATTTACATATGAAGAAGCGCAAGAAATTATAGAAGGAGCTGACGGAGATTTTAAAGCTGAAATTTTAAAATTAGACGAATTAGCAAAAATTATGCGTGCTAAACGTATGAAAGTTGGAGCGATTAATTTTGATAAAGTTGAAGTTAAGTTCCAATTAAATGCAGACCATAATCCAGAAGGTATTTACTTTAAAATAGCGAAAGACGCGAACAAATTAATCGAGGAATTTATGTTGTTATGCAACAAAAAAGTGTCTGAATTTGTAAGCTTAGATAAGAAAGGAAAAGAAAACGGAAATACTTATGTTTACCGTATTCACGATGATCCAAATCCTGATAAATTATTGGATTTAAAGAAATTCATTCGTCAATTTGATTATGAATTAGAAGTAGGAGATCGCAAAACAACGATCCAATCGATTAATAAATTATTGGCCGAAGTAAAGGGTAAACCAGAAGAAAATATGATCGAAACTTTAGTTTTACGTTGTATGGCGAAAGCAAAATATTCGACTGAAAATATTGGGCACTACGGTTTAGCATTTGATTATTATTCACACTTTACATCACCAATTCGTCGTTATCCAGACGTTATGGCGCATCGTCTATTACAAGATTATTTAGATGGTAAAAAATCGCCAGCTGTAGATGTTTATGAAGAAAAATGTAAGCACAGTTCTGCTCGTGAGAAAGTAGCTTCTGATGCAGAACGCGACTCGATCAAATACATGCAAGTGAAGTACATGGAGCAATTCGTAGGACAAACTTTTGATGCGTTTATTACAGGTGTTCAAGAGTATGGATTATTTGTTGAAATCCCTGAAACTCGCTGCGAAGGTTTAGTTCGTTCTCGTAATATGGAAGGAGATCATTTCTATTTCGACGATAAGAATCATGCTTTAGTTGGACGTCGTACTGGTATTAAATATCAATTAGGAGCATCTATTAGAATTAAGGTAATTAACGCTGACTTAATTAAGAAACAATTAGATTTCGAATTAGTAGACTAA
- a CDS encoding LysE family translocator, producing the protein MELIFSAILIGFILSIFLIGPVFFLLIETSIRKSWKSAVTLNLGVIAADILCIAAAYFGSKDFTDYVTTHPKFYRIYIIAGFFVIIYGIFMYYSKPKLHLENDQQLVSKNYLRTFFNGFIMNLLNVGVIVFWFVIVSSIMIKYPIPQDFVLYMGVVLLTYFCIDLVKIFLAGKLQKRITDDMVYKIRKGVGICLLIFGIIITLKGFGFFKEIDKEIENQLIHQKG; encoded by the coding sequence ATGGAATTAATTTTTTCAGCCATACTGATTGGTTTTATTCTAAGTATATTTTTAATTGGACCTGTTTTCTTTCTATTGATTGAAACTAGTATTAGAAAGAGTTGGAAATCTGCAGTTACCTTAAATTTAGGTGTAATTGCAGCAGATATTCTATGTATTGCTGCAGCTTATTTTGGTAGTAAAGACTTTACAGATTATGTGACAACTCATCCAAAATTTTATCGCATTTATATAATCGCTGGTTTTTTCGTGATTATTTATGGGATTTTTATGTACTACTCAAAACCAAAATTGCATTTAGAAAATGATCAGCAGCTCGTGAGTAAAAACTATTTACGAACATTTTTTAATGGATTTATCATGAATCTTTTAAATGTTGGTGTCATAGTTTTTTGGTTTGTAATTGTATCATCAATTATGATTAAGTATCCTATTCCTCAGGATTTTGTCTTATACATGGGAGTAGTTTTATTAACTTATTTCTGTATTGACTTGGTCAAAATTTTCTTAGCAGGAAAGTTACAAAAACGTATTACGGATGATATGGTTTATAAAATCAGAAAAGGCGTTGGTATTTGTTTATTAATCTTCGGAATAATAATTACACTAAAAGGTTTTGGTTTCTTTAAAGAAATTGATAAAGAAATTGAAAATCAGTTGATTCATCAAAAAGGATAA
- a CDS encoding glycosyltransferase family 9 protein, with the protein MAKKKLLVLRFSALGDVTMIAPVLEEFLEQNPDVEVYVASRPFMGTIFKSNPKIKFLPIDLNNKYKGFFGLIQLFNELKVHHFDYVADMHNVIRSKVITTLFSLTGTKTATLDKGRAEKKALIAQENRVYQQLKLTTERYADVLRSLGFTVQLSHQLKPSHQKEDKAIGIAPFAAFTSKMFPIDKMKIVATKLAEDGYKIYLFGGGQKEVDELKTWENFHPNIISLAGALKFEQELDKIATLQAMISMDSANMHLASLKGTRTISIWGGTHPFAGFLGYGQSNDDVIQDENLSCRPTSIFGKDPKGFENFDYFQNLDAEYMYQEIKRRIENI; encoded by the coding sequence ATGGCGAAGAAGAAACTGTTAGTCTTACGTTTTTCGGCATTGGGTGATGTAACGATGATTGCTCCTGTTTTGGAAGAATTTTTGGAACAAAATCCTGATGTGGAAGTATATGTAGCTTCTCGACCATTTATGGGAACGATTTTTAAATCGAACCCTAAAATAAAATTCTTACCAATTGATCTGAATAACAAGTACAAAGGTTTCTTTGGTTTGATTCAATTATTTAATGAATTGAAAGTACATCATTTTGATTACGTAGCAGATATGCACAATGTAATCAGAAGTAAGGTTATTACTACTTTATTTAGTTTAACTGGTACAAAAACAGCAACTTTAGATAAAGGAAGAGCGGAGAAAAAAGCATTAATTGCGCAAGAAAATAGAGTTTATCAACAGCTAAAGTTAACAACTGAACGCTATGCTGATGTTCTTCGATCTTTAGGCTTCACAGTTCAATTATCGCATCAATTAAAACCATCGCATCAGAAAGAAGATAAAGCCATCGGAATTGCACCTTTTGCTGCTTTTACAAGTAAAATGTTTCCCATTGATAAGATGAAAATCGTAGCTACAAAATTAGCAGAAGATGGATACAAAATTTATTTGTTTGGCGGTGGACAAAAAGAAGTGGATGAGTTAAAAACTTGGGAAAATTTTCATCCGAATATCATTTCGTTAGCCGGTGCTTTGAAATTTGAACAAGAGTTGGATAAAATAGCAACCTTACAAGCCATGATTTCTATGGATAGTGCTAATATGCATCTGGCTTCTTTAAAGGGTACACGTACCATTTCTATTTGGGGCGGAACGCATCCTTTTGCTGGTTTCTTGGGGTATGGACAATCGAATGATGATGTTATTCAGGATGAAAATTTATCGTGTAGACCAACATCAATCTTTGGGAAAGATCCTAAAGGTTTCGAAAATTTTGATTATTTCCAGAATTTAGATGCTGAATATATGTATCAAGAAATTAAACGAAGAATTGAAAATATATAA